The sequence below is a genomic window from Myxococcus xanthus.
GGTGACCGAATGAGCGCCCCCAACCCCATCGAGCTGTGTGGCTTCAAGGTCGGCCAAGGTCAGAAGCTGTTCGTCATCGCCGGCCCCGACAGCATCGAATCCGAGGACATGGCCCTGCGCCATGCCTGGATGCTGAAGGAAATCACCGGCCGGCTCGGCGTGCCGTACGCCTTCAAGTGCTCCTACGACAAGGCCAACCGCACCAGCGGCAAGTCCTTCAGAGGCCCGGGTCTCAAGGAAGGCCTGAGAATCCTGAAGAGAATCCGGGATGAAGTGGGCGTTCCCGTCCTCACGGACGTCCATGAGACGAGTCACGTCGGGCCAGCCTCGGAAGTTGTGGATATCATCCAGATACCGGCCTTCCTGTGCCGGCAGACGGACCTGGTGGAAGCCGTGGCGCGTACGGGCAAGGGCGTGAACCTGAAGAAGGGGCAGTTCGTGGCGCCCAAGGACATCGTCCACTCGGCGCGCAAGGCCTTCGAAGCGGGCAACCCCAACGTGCTCGTCACCGAGCGCGGTTCAACCTTCGGCTACAACAACCTGGTGGTGGACATGCGCGGCTTCGCGCAGATGCGCGACGCCGGCCTCGCCGTGTGCTTCGACGCCACCCACTCCGTTCAGCTCCCCAGCGCCGGCAACGGTGAGACGGCGGGCGAACGCCGCTTCGTGTCACTGCTGGCCCGCTCCGCCGCGGCCGCCGGGATTGACGCGTTGTTCACGGAAGTCCACGAAGATCCGGATCGTGCCCTGTGTGACGGTCCCTGTTCGCTGAATCCACAGATGTTTGAAGACGTGGTACGAAACGTGCTGAGCATCCGCCGGGTGTTGGGCCACGAGCCGGGTTGATGTGTCGGCAAACAAGGGAGTCGAGCAAGCCATGGTGACGGACGCCCCTTCCAGACTGGCAACGGAAGAGCTGATGTCCCGTGCTGCGCGCGTGCGGCTGCTCGTCTTCGACGTGGACGGGGTTCTCACCGACGGCGGCCTCTACTACGGCCAGGACGGCGAGCTGATGAAGCGCTTCGACGTCAAGGACGGCCATGCGCTCGTCATGGCCCGGCTGTCCGGGTTGCCCGCCGCCATCCTCACCGCCCGCACCTCCGGCATCGTGGAGAAGCGCGGGCGGGAGCTGGGCCTCGCGGCCGTGTTCCAAGGCCGCCGTGACAAGTCGGCCGCTCTCAAAGAGTTGGTCACCCAGTTGGACGTGCCCTTGGACGCCTGCGCGTACATGGGTGACGACCACAACGACCTGGGTCCACTTTCAATGGTGGCTCTTTCCGCTTGTCCTGCGGATGCGGTCCCCGAAGTGCGCCGCGAGGCACACTTCGTTACCCAGAGTCCTGGCGGCCGAGGGGCCGCTCGCGAACTCGTGGAGCTGTGTCTCAAGGCCAGTGGCCGCTGGGACGACGCAGTGGGTCTGATGAGAGGGACTGATAGGCGCGGTACTCAGTGAGGTTGAAGAAAACCCGTGTTCAAGGTAGGTGAATAGTTCCATGGGCAGCGGAATCATGCAGCAAGAGGGGAGTACGGCCATGACGGACCAGCTCTACACGACGCACGACATCAGTCGTTTGCTTCAGGTGGATCCGTCCACGGTGAGCAAGTGGATTGACCGGGGCATCCTGATGGCGTTCAGGACGCCGGGTGGCCACCGCCGCGTGCGGTCGGCGGACCTGCGCACGTTCCTCATCACCCACCAGATGCCGGTTCCCGAGGAGCTCGGCAGCGGCACGGTGCGCCTGCTCGCGGTGGATGACGAGCGTCCGGTGCTGGACGCCATCAAGCGCGCGTTCAAGCCGTTCGCGGCCCAGGTGGAGCTGCAGACGACGACGAGCGGCGTGGAGGCGCTGCTGCTCGTGTCCGAGCAGAAGCCGCACGGCATGATCATCGACCTCAACATGCCGGACATCGACGGTCTGGAAGTCTGCCGCCGCATCCGCGCGCGCAAGCAGATGGAGGGCGTGCGGCTCATCACCATGACGTCCGCGCATACGCCCGAGGTCGTGGAGCAGTCCAAGCAGGCCGGCGCGCTGGCGTGCATGGCGAAGCCGCTGGACGTGCAGCAGGTGCTGGAACTGTTCCGCGTTCCGCTGGCGCTCAGCGCCAAGCGGTAGAACAGGCAGGGCTTCCGCCTTGCTCGCGGAAGCCCTGGGCAGGGATTTCAGTGGGAGGCAGGTGACCTCCCTGGCCCGCGGTGTGCGCTCGCGGCTTCAGCCCTGGACCTTGACTTCGATGACGCGGGGCTTGGACTCCTCGCGCCGAGGCAGGGTCAGCGTCAGCACACCCTGCTCGTAGCGAGCCTCCACCCGGCTTGCGTCCACCGTGTCAGGCAGCGCGAAGGAGCGGGCGAACGTCCCGAAGGCGCGTTCCTGGCGGCGCACGTTGACGCCCTCCGCACGCGGCTCGGCCTTGCGCTCGGACTGCACGGTGAGGATGTCCTTCTCCACCGTCACCTGGATGGCCTTCGCTTCCAGCCCGGGCATGTCCAGATGGAGGGTGAGGCCGCTCTCGGATTCGGTGATGTCCGCGGCCGGCGTGCGCTCACGCGGGGCCTGGCGCCACATGGGCTGCGTCAGCTCGCGGAAGAGCGCGTCGACATCGCGCATCAGCGGGTTCACCACGACGGCGGAGTTGAACGGATTGCGAGTCTGCATGGTCGTCTCCTGTTCGTGACGTCCTCGCGGACGCACGGCATGAATGAGCCTGGGTTGTTCTGGTTCGCGGTCGCCGCGGTGCCCCCCACCGGAGCTCCAGCGCCGCCTCACAAGACTCAAGAGAACCATGCTTCGGAACGTGTCAAGCAACGCCCCGGCGCCTTCGCCGGCGCCACGTTTCACGCCCGCCCGCCTGCCCCCCAGGCCGCCTCAGTCGTCGTCGCGGCCAAGGTGCACGGCGAAGCTCTCCTCGTCGCGGGACACCTGCACCGTCCAGGGACGGCAGCACACCGGGCAGTCCTCGATGTACGTCTCCGAGGCCACACCAATGGGGTCCACGGCGACCTCCACTTCCTCACCGCAGTAGGGGCACAGCTGGGCGGCGGATTCCGCGAAGGGCTGCATGGCTGGGTCTCCTCATCACGGACTCAGCGTCCGCGCATCTAGACGGTAGAATGCCGAGCCATGGCCTCTCCTTCCCGGAATCGCATTGGCGACATCCTCGTCAAGGCACGCGTCATCGACGACTTGCAGCTGCGCAGTGCACTGGCCACCCATGACCAGTGGGGCGGACGTCTGTCGCGCATCATCGCGGACCTGGGTCTGGCCACCGACGACGTCATCACCGAGGCCATCTGCCAGGGCCTGGGAATGCAGCGCATCCAGTTGGGCAACGTCACGCGCGACGCGGGCGCGCTCTCACGCGTCGACGTGAGCCTCGCCGAACAGAAGGCCGTCTTCCCGGTGTCGCTCAAGGACAACGGCAAGACGCTGGTGCTGGCCATGGCGGACCCCACGGACCTCGTCACCCTGGACCAGGTGGCGGCGAAGAGCCGCGCCCGCGTGGTCGTTATGGTGGCGGGCGAGCGTGAAATCGAACACGCCATCCTCCGCCACTACCGTGGCCAGGAGCCCGTCGTCAGCACGCGCTTCGGCGGCAACAAGCGCCCGAGCAGCTCGGACGCGCCGGAGGACGAGGACGAGTTCAAGGTCGTCGACATGAGCGGCAACACGGTGGTGAAGCGCATCGCCGACATCACCCCGCCCGCTCCCGCCGCGGCGCCTCCGCCCCGCGCGCCGGAGCGCGCCCCCGCCCCAGGCGCTGGCGCCAGCGCCGCGGACATCCTTGACGAGATTCTGGCGGGTGGCGCGCCCGCCAACGAGTGGACGGACGAGGACCTCAAGCGGCTGCAGACGGTGCAGCAGAACCAGGAGAAGAGCTCCAAGATTCTGCGCGCGCTGCTCGAGCTGCTGCTGGAGAAGAACCAGCTCCAGCAGCGCGAACTGGCGGCGCGGATGCGGCTGTAGGGCGCGCCCTCAGCCGGCGCCCGAGCCCGCTTCCAGAAGCTCGCGGCCGGTGAGCCCCAGCAGGTAGAGGATGCTGTCCAGGCCGCCCGCGGCGATGGACGTGTCGGCCGCGGCGCGCAGCTTGGGCTTCGCCCGGAAGGCGATGCCCAGCCCGGCACGCTCCAGCATCAGCAAGTCGTTGGCACCGTCTCCCACGGCGACCACCTGGTCCAGCAGGATGCCTTCCGCCTGCGCCAGCGACTCCAACAGCTCCGCCTTGCGCTGCGCGTTGACGATGCGGCCCACGGTGCGGCCGGTGAGCTTCCCGTCCTGAATCTCCAACTCGTTGGAGTACGCGAAGTCGATGCCCAGCCGCGCCTTCAGCGCCTCGGCCGCCACGGAGAAGCCGCCGCTGATGACGGCGGTGCGGTAGCCCAGCCGCTTGAGCACGCGCACCAGCGTCTCCGCGCCCTCCGTCAGCGGCAGGTTCGCCGCGAGCTGGTGGACCACGGACGCGTCCAGGCCCTGCAGCAACGCCACGCGCTGACGCAGCGATTCGTCGTAGTCCATCTCGCCGTGCATGGCGCGCTCGGTGATGCGCGACACCTGCTCGCCCACGCCATGCGCGCGCGCCAGCTCGTCGATGACCTCGATGCGGATGAGCGTGGAGTCCATGTCCATGACGACCATCCGCTTGCCGCGCCGGAACAGGCTCTCGCGCTGCAGCGCCACGTCGAACCCGCCCGACTGCATGGACAGCTCCAGCAGCGCGTGCTTGAGCGCGTCGGGCGGCTGGCCCGGCGGCAGGCTGATGTGGATGTCCACCGAGCCCAGGTGCGGCTCGCTGAGGCGCGTGATTCGCTCCACGTTGGCACCGTGCCCCGCGAGCACCTGCGTCAGCGCATGAAGCTCCCTCGCGCCCAGGGCGCGGCCCACGGCGGTGACGACGTGGTGCGCGGACGCGGCGGGCGTGGCGGGCGCCTCCACCACCTGGAAGTCCAGCGCCACGCCCAGCGTCTTCGCGGCGGACAACAGCGTCTCCAGGGTGCCGCTCGCCGGGGGCAGACGCACCAACAGGCAGAGCGTGAGGCGCCCCTGCACCACCACCTGCTCCACGTCGAGCAGCTCGGCGCCAGCTTCCGCCAGCAGGCCGGTGAGGCGCGAGACGATTCCGGGATGGTCCTTCCCGGTGACGGTGATGAGCACGCTTTCGGACAGGGGCGGAGTCATGGCGCCACGGAGTGTGGCAGCCCCCAACGTGCGCGGCGAGCCCCGAGTGCGCCGGGGCCCGGCCGCTCGTCCGTCACTCCTTCGGCGTGTCCGAGGAGATGACGAGGTCGCCCTTGGCGAGGAACTCCTTGTCCGGGAACGCCTTGTAGAAGTCCTCCAACATGGCGTCCACGTCCGGGTAGCGCTGCTCGCGCTTGTCCTGGGTGGCCTTGTCGAATAGCTGATCGAGGCCGCTGGGGGCCTCCGGGTTGACCTCGGAGGGCAGCGGCGAGCGGCGGCCCGGAATCTGCCCGGTGAGCATCTCGTAGAGCAGGATGCCCAGCGCGTACACGTCCGCGGAGGCGCCCGGCTCCTTGCCGCCCCGGTTCATCAGCTCCGGCGCCATGTAGGCCATGCCGCCCGTGCCCACGAAGACCTGGGGCATGCCCTTGGTGGCGTCCACCTCCACCACCCGGCCCAGGCCGAAGTCGGCCAGCTTCGCGTTGCCGTACACGTCGAAGAGCACGTTCTCCGGCTTGATGTTGTGGTGCGTGAGGCCCGCGGCGTGTGCGGCCCGCAGACCATAGGCCATCTGCAGGAAGGCGCGCAGCGCGAAGGGCACCGGTACGCCGTTGCCACCGCCCGCGTCCAGCCGCTCACGCAGGCTGCCCTGCATCAGCTCCAGCACGAAGTACGGCCGGGCGGCGTCCACGTTCTGGTCCACCACCTGGACCACACCCGGGTGGCGCACCTGCGCCTGGGCGCACAGCTCCTTCTTCAGGCGCTTGAGCACCTCGCCGCGCTGCAGGAAGGAGAAGTAGCCAAAGATGTCCTTCAGCTCCTTGAGGCAGATGTCCAGGCCCAGCGCGGTGACGCGCCCCTTGAAGACGGTGCCCAGCGGCCCGGTGCCGATGGGGTCGAACTTCTGGTAGCGCAGGTCCAGCTCGGCACCCTTCGGAGCGGGAGCGGCGGGCGCTGCTGCGGCGGCGGTGGAAGCGGGGGGAGGAGACATGGGGGCGGCGGCAGGCGCGGGAGGGGTGGGGGACGGTGCGGGGGTGTTCGACGCGGTGAAGGGCCCCTGGACGATGACGGTGGCCTCGCGGCGGGGCTCGGCTGACGGCGGCGGCATGGGGATGGCCGCGGACGGCATGCCCAGGTCCAGCGCGGGCATGGCCGAGCGCGAGCTGCGCACCGGCGGCATGGGCGGCGGCGCGGGCGGGCCGGAGGGCACATGCGGCGCGCCGTCGACCTCGGCCTCGTCCAGCAGCAGCTCCGGCGGAGGCGGGGGAACCATCAGCGACTCGTCCCCACCGGCCCCCTCCAGGGGCGCGTCCGCGGCGGCGACCAGCTGATCGGCGAAGAACTCACCGACCTCCAGGGAGAAGCGCTCGTTCAGCTCCCCACCCGCCACCTGCTCGCCCTGGTCGGTGAGCTTGAGCTGGGCCTCGCGGTCCATGGCGATGTAGTGGAACTTGCGCAGGAAGAAGAAGTAGTTGTCGAACTCGAGCGACACGGATGGCTCGAGTGCGGCCTTCACGTCTGCCAGCTTGTTCGAGCGTCCAAGACGGCCGTTCTCCCTCAGGTTCCGGAGGATGAACAGCGCCTCGCCACTGACGGTGTCGCGATTGAGGGCGGGCTTCTGCATGGGGAAGCGACTCTATGCCGTCCCCACGCCATGGCTCAACGGATGACTGGCGGTAAAACGCGCCCCTACTTGATGCGCAAGAGCTGCTTCACCGTCTCCAGGACTTCCACGAAACGCACCGGCTTGCGCAGGTAGATGTCCACGCCCAGCTGCATGGCGCGGTCCTGCGCCTCCTTGCCGCCGGCGGAGATGGCGATGATGGGGATGGTGCGCAGCGCGTCTTCCTCGCGCATCCGCTCCACCAGGGCGAAGCCGTCCATCACCGGCATGTAGAGGTCCGTCATCACCAGATTGAAGCGGTCCTCGCGCAGCATCAGCAGCGCGTGGTGCCCGTCCGGCGCGAAGTGGACCTCCAGGGGGACCTTTCCGTGCAGCTCGCCGCTGGCCAGCTTCTTCAGCACGTAGCTGTACATCTCGATGATGTGCGGGTTGTCCTCGACGATGAGCACACGATAGCCCTCGTGCTCTGCGTGGGACGCATGGCTGTCTGCTCCTGCCGCACTCAAGATGTCACCCAGTTTCCGCCGGTCCTGCTCGCGCTCCACGCGAACGCCGACGCCCGCAGGCTGATCGGGGCCCGCTGGCCGCATCCAGGCCACGGTTCCGCTGACTTCTACCGGATCCAGCAGTCCCGGGAAAGAAAGTGCGAGCCGGACCTCGTCCCCCATGACGAAGGACTGGTCCGTCTGGACGAACAGGCCCTCGTGGGACAGGTTCTCCGTCACGTCGCGGGCCTGGCGCCCGTCCGTGTAGTCCACTCTCAGCACGGCCGGGACGCGGGGGTGCTGGCGCTTGTCCTCTGGACCCGGGTTCATAACAAGGGCTTGAAATCGCTCGGCAATTTGCTGATGGCAACCCAGTGTAGCTTCGAGGGTTTATGTTGACAACGTAGCCATTGGGGCAATACGTACCGGCCCGCCATGGCGGAGCCCCTGTTCACCTCTGAAGAGCAGAAGAAGTTCGACGCGGGAATCGCGGAGATCATCTCCCACTACCCCCCGGATCGGAAAAGCGCGGGCATGCTCCCAGCGCTGCGTCTGCTCCAGGAAATCAAGGGATGGCTGCCCCCGGAAGGGTTGCGGCTGGTGGCGAAGCATCTGGAGGTCACTCCCGAGCGGGCCATGGAAGTGGCCAGCTTCTACGTGATGTACCACCTCAAGAAGCCGGGCAAGTACGTCATCGACGTCTGCACGAACCTGTCCTGCTCGCTGTGGGGCGCGGAGAAGATGCTCGCCTACCTGGAGGAGAAGCTGGGCCTCAAGGCAGGTGAAGCCAATGAGAAGTTCACCTTGCGAGAGACCGAGTGCCTGGCCTCGTGCGGTACTGCGCCCTGCCTGCAGATCAACGAGGATCACCACGAAAGCCTGACCCAGGCGAAGCTGGATGCCATCCTCGCCAAGTTGAGCTGAACCCCCACCCTTCTTAGGCTTAGGACGTCATCGACATGGCCTCTACGGCAAAGACGATCGAACC
It includes:
- the kdsA gene encoding 3-deoxy-8-phosphooctulonate synthase, producing MSAPNPIELCGFKVGQGQKLFVIAGPDSIESEDMALRHAWMLKEITGRLGVPYAFKCSYDKANRTSGKSFRGPGLKEGLRILKRIRDEVGVPVLTDVHETSHVGPASEVVDIIQIPAFLCRQTDLVEAVARTGKGVNLKKGQFVAPKDIVHSARKAFEAGNPNVLVTERGSTFGYNNLVVDMRGFAQMRDAGLAVCFDATHSVQLPSAGNGETAGERRFVSLLARSAAAAGIDALFTEVHEDPDRALCDGPCSLNPQMFEDVVRNVLSIRRVLGHEPG
- a CDS encoding KdsC family phosphatase, translating into MVTDAPSRLATEELMSRAARVRLLVFDVDGVLTDGGLYYGQDGELMKRFDVKDGHALVMARLSGLPAAILTARTSGIVEKRGRELGLAAVFQGRRDKSAALKELVTQLDVPLDACAYMGDDHNDLGPLSMVALSACPADAVPEVRREAHFVTQSPGGRGAARELVELCLKASGRWDDAVGLMRGTDRRGTQ
- a CDS encoding response regulator — encoded protein: MGSGIMQQEGSTAMTDQLYTTHDISRLLQVDPSTVSKWIDRGILMAFRTPGGHRRVRSADLRTFLITHQMPVPEELGSGTVRLLAVDDERPVLDAIKRAFKPFAAQVELQTTTSGVEALLLVSEQKPHGMIIDLNMPDIDGLEVCRRIRARKQMEGVRLITMTSAHTPEVVEQSKQAGALACMAKPLDVQQVLELFRVPLALSAKR
- a CDS encoding Hsp20/alpha crystallin family protein, whose product is MQTRNPFNSAVVVNPLMRDVDALFRELTQPMWRQAPRERTPAADITESESGLTLHLDMPGLEAKAIQVTVEKDILTVQSERKAEPRAEGVNVRRQERAFGTFARSFALPDTVDASRVEARYEQGVLTLTLPRREESKPRVIEVKVQG
- a CDS encoding CPXCG motif-containing cysteine-rich protein, whose protein sequence is MQPFAESAAQLCPYCGEEVEVAVDPIGVASETYIEDCPVCCRPWTVQVSRDEESFAVHLGRDDD
- a CDS encoding general secretion pathway protein GspE, with the protein product MASPSRNRIGDILVKARVIDDLQLRSALATHDQWGGRLSRIIADLGLATDDVITEAICQGLGMQRIQLGNVTRDAGALSRVDVSLAEQKAVFPVSLKDNGKTLVLAMADPTDLVTLDQVAAKSRARVVVMVAGEREIEHAILRHYRGQEPVVSTRFGGNKRPSSSDAPEDEDEFKVVDMSGNTVVKRIADITPPAPAAAPPPRAPERAPAPGAGASAADILDEILAGGAPANEWTDEDLKRLQTVQQNQEKSSKILRALLELLLEKNQLQQRELAARMRL
- the serB gene encoding phosphoserine phosphatase SerB, producing MTPPLSESVLITVTGKDHPGIVSRLTGLLAEAGAELLDVEQVVVQGRLTLCLLVRLPPASGTLETLLSAAKTLGVALDFQVVEAPATPAASAHHVVTAVGRALGARELHALTQVLAGHGANVERITRLSEPHLGSVDIHISLPPGQPPDALKHALLELSMQSGGFDVALQRESLFRRGKRMVVMDMDSTLIRIEVIDELARAHGVGEQVSRITERAMHGEMDYDESLRQRVALLQGLDASVVHQLAANLPLTEGAETLVRVLKRLGYRTAVISGGFSVAAEALKARLGIDFAYSNELEIQDGKLTGRTVGRIVNAQRKAELLESLAQAEGILLDQVVAVGDGANDLLMLERAGLGIAFRAKPKLRAAADTSIAAGGLDSILYLLGLTGRELLEAGSGAG
- a CDS encoding serine/threonine-protein kinase, which produces MQKPALNRDTVSGEALFILRNLRENGRLGRSNKLADVKAALEPSVSLEFDNYFFFLRKFHYIAMDREAQLKLTDQGEQVAGGELNERFSLEVGEFFADQLVAAADAPLEGAGGDESLMVPPPPPELLLDEAEVDGAPHVPSGPPAPPPMPPVRSSRSAMPALDLGMPSAAIPMPPPSAEPRREATVIVQGPFTASNTPAPSPTPPAPAAAPMSPPPASTAAAAAPAAPAPKGAELDLRYQKFDPIGTGPLGTVFKGRVTALGLDICLKELKDIFGYFSFLQRGEVLKRLKKELCAQAQVRHPGVVQVVDQNVDAARPYFVLELMQGSLRERLDAGGGNGVPVPFALRAFLQMAYGLRAAHAAGLTHHNIKPENVLFDVYGNAKLADFGLGRVVEVDATKGMPQVFVGTGGMAYMAPELMNRGGKEPGASADVYALGILLYEMLTGQIPGRRSPLPSEVNPEAPSGLDQLFDKATQDKREQRYPDVDAMLEDFYKAFPDKEFLAKGDLVISSDTPKE
- a CDS encoding TIGR02266 family protein — its product is MNPGPEDKRQHPRVPAVLRVDYTDGRQARDVTENLSHEGLFVQTDQSFVMGDEVRLALSFPGLLDPVEVSGTVAWMRPAGPDQPAGVGVRVEREQDRRKLGDILSAAGADSHASHAEHEGYRVLIVEDNPHIIEMYSYVLKKLASGELHGKVPLEVHFAPDGHHALLMLREDRFNLVMTDLYMPVMDGFALVERMREEDALRTIPIIAISAGGKEAQDRAMQLGVDIYLRKPVRFVEVLETVKQLLRIK
- a CDS encoding NADH-quinone oxidoreductase subunit NuoE family protein; translation: MAEPLFTSEEQKKFDAGIAEIISHYPPDRKSAGMLPALRLLQEIKGWLPPEGLRLVAKHLEVTPERAMEVASFYVMYHLKKPGKYVIDVCTNLSCSLWGAEKMLAYLEEKLGLKAGEANEKFTLRETECLASCGTAPCLQINEDHHESLTQAKLDAILAKLS